The genomic interval AATTCACCCGGATAAAGCTACTTTTCAAGGAATTCCGGCGCCGTATAGGAAAAATCAGGATCAAGATTTTTAATCACATTTTTTCCAATCGCTGGCGGAATTTCCAGAAATGCAACGGTTTCAACCATCGTGACATCCGTTGAATTCGTAGTTTTTATGATTTCCGGCATATCAAACTTACGAATAAGAGACAGATATTTTTCGGGCTGCAGATCCGGCTCCAGCACAACCACCTCTTCAAACTTCAGCGGAGAATCCTCCCAGTCCAGCTCCAGCGTATTTGTACCAGCCGGAAGGCTCATCGTCACAAACGATTCATTCCCGATCGCGGCAGCCAGCTGACCTCCAATATGAATCAGCACCTCCGGCGGTGCCGGTTCCGGCTCAATCCGAATCAGCGTCAGCGTTCCGAAAACCGGCAATTCCTCCACCGGTTTCTCCGGTTCCCCAACAGGATCCGGTACCGGCGGCGCAATTGGCTTTTCAACGTTCGATGCACAACCGCTCAGCAAAATGAACAGACTGAATATGGACCGATTAAATTTCACGCATTCTCCATTCCGGTAAAAAAGCGTGACATGGACTTCCCCTCATTGAAAGAAATAATCCATCTGTTCCGCACCTTCCTTTCCGGAAATCATCGAACCAGAATCACCCAGTCCTCGTCCGGTTCAGACGGCGGGTTCCCGAGATCCACTTTACCGCCCCCCTTAACCTGCGCAACGGATCCGGTCTGTAACGCACCGCCCTTACGCGGATTAAACCACTGCACCTGAAGATGATCCGGAAGACCGCTGAGATCAAGCCCGACCCGTACCGATTCGGGCACATAAACCACATAGACTCCGGGCTTTGAAAAACAGAAACCGGCTGACACATCATTTTTCGGATTCCCGATCAGCCCGTTGGTGTTTTCCATTTCCCAGAACGGGATTTTATTTTCACTAAAAAATTCAAGCGCATAACGGCAATAGTCCCAGAAACCGTCTCGTGACCGCCAGTCCGTGCAACTCAGATCGGAATGCGGCATTTTATACCCGAAATACCATTCCACGCCCCAGCCGCCTGCGAGCAGCGTGCCCCAGAGCGCATTCTTACGGGCGTTATAGTGATTTATCCCATCGGGATCATTTGCATCCGGCAGCAACGAAAAAGAAGCATCGCCCGGTTCATCACACGCAACCGCCCACGGCTTTCCGTGCTCAGCCGACTGTCTGCGCAGGTTCAGCACACTGCGATGCACATTGCTGAAATCCCTTTTCCCCGTCTGGAGCGACGGACCGGTATATTTACTCTCCGGCCCGAGAATATCATCAAACCATTTCCCGTTATGAATCACACGATGGTGCTGATAGGGATCCTGCAGATAAAGACGTTCCGCACAGGCCAGACGTTCAGCCGTTTCTGCCGGCGGCGTTTTCAGATTACCCCATTCACCGCTTTCTTCGCAGACATTCCAGTTCAGCGCCAGATGGTGGCCGAAGCGGGCAATGATTTCCCGGTAGTACAGTTTGGTCAACGCTCCGACAGCACCGCCGTCCAGCAGCCCCTGATTTTCGTGTTCCATCAGTTTAAAATGCAGGAAAAGTCCGCGCTGCTGCGCATGCTCAAACACCATTTCCCACTGATCCAGTTTGGAACAGTCGAATCGGTCCCACGTATCATAATCAACATACGGAAATACATTCTGATCATCCCCGCCGATATTCATCGTGAGAAAGGAGACCGAATTCAGCCCTTCGGAGGCAAGATAGTTCAATGCACCGATAATGCCTTTACCTTTTCCGCCCTGCCAGGACGGATCGCCGGCAGCCCAGTCTTTGACATGCGGCTCCCATCTTTTCACCAGATTATCTTTATGTCCGTCGTCATTCTGTGTGCCGTCAAACTCGGCATACGCCAGAAAATTTTCCGGCGCATCGGGGCCCATTTTCAGAAAATATTCCCCGCTACCCGCAAATTGCAGATAATGCCCGCCCACATAATCCAACCGGCCTTTGGACCGGAAGTCGCGCCCGCTTTTATCCGTTGCAGCAATTTCGAATGAACCGGTTTCCTGATCCATAAAACCGCCGGATTTGCCCGTATCCTTCTTGGTGCTGACCGCCGCATAATTACCTTTACGGAAATCCACCTTATATTCCCAGATTCCAGTCCGGTCCGGAGAAAAATGTACCCGCCACTTATTGCCTTTAACCGCCGAGCTTTCTGCCGCATTTCCATCGGCCGCAAAGTAACCGGGCACCACATAGGATTTTCCGGAGGCCGGATGCCTGAAGGTAACGTTGAGCCGATAGTTCATGAACGGATTGAATGCTGCATTCTCCGCAGTTTCCGGACCCTGAAAGGTCAGTGTGACTTTATGCCACGTTTTAAGTTCTCCCGAAATTTCGGCTTCACCGAACACATTTATGCACGAAAAGCACAGCAATACCGCCCATATTCTCTTCATTTCCAACTCCTTGAAAAATGGAGGTCAAAGCGCCGGGCACCCTTCAGCTCCGCCGAACGTCGTCCTCCGAGTCAATTATTCTGTTTCCGTCACCGTTTTAATCCGGGCGGCAGACATTGTAATGCCCTGCTCTTCACTGGAAATCTTCAGAAGATTATCCGCTTTGATCCAGTCCGGATTTACAGAGAGTTCAACATAATCGAAGAAATTAGGCGTACCTTTTGAATAAGAAAAATCCGCTGTACCCACTTTGTTTCCATTGAGTTCAAACGTAACCGGCTTTTCAATGCCGCCTTTACGGTAGAAACCGACCCGCAGCACCGCCGACACAGCGTTCTCTACATCTACCGGAACCGGCACTTCAATGGAACCGTTGAGCTTGATAGCCGTTCCGCGGGCATAGTGAATACGCTCTTCCAATGTGCCTCTGATTTCCGGCGCCTTTTCCAGTTCAATCTCAAAAACAGCCGTCACATCAACGCCCATCGGAATGCTCCGCAAACTTCCAAGGGTCTCATAACTG from Verrucomicrobia bacterium S94 carries:
- a CDS encoding DUF5060 domain-containing protein — translated: MKRIWAVLLCFSCINVFGEAEISGELKTWHKVTLTFQGPETAENAAFNPFMNYRLNVTFRHPASGKSYVVPGYFAADGNAAESSAVKGNKWRVHFSPDRTGIWEYKVDFRKGNYAAVSTKKDTGKSGGFMDQETGSFEIAATDKSGRDFRSKGRLDYVGGHYLQFAGSGEYFLKMGPDAPENFLAYAEFDGTQNDDGHKDNLVKRWEPHVKDWAAGDPSWQGGKGKGIIGALNYLASEGLNSVSFLTMNIGGDDQNVFPYVDYDTWDRFDCSKLDQWEMVFEHAQQRGLFLHFKLMEHENQGLLDGGAVGALTKLYYREIIARFGHHLALNWNVCEESGEWGNLKTPPAETAERLACAERLYLQDPYQHHRVIHNGKWFDDILGPESKYTGPSLQTGKRDFSNVHRSVLNLRRQSAEHGKPWAVACDEPGDASFSLLPDANDPDGINHYNARKNALWGTLLAGGWGVEWYFGYKMPHSDLSCTDWRSRDGFWDYCRYALEFFSENKIPFWEMENTNGLIGNPKNDVSAGFCFSKPGVYVVYVPESVRVGLDLSGLPDHLQVQWFNPRKGGALQTGSVAQVKGGGKVDLGNPPSEPDEDWVILVR